A stretch of Triticum aestivum cultivar Chinese Spring chromosome 1D, IWGSC CS RefSeq v2.1, whole genome shotgun sequence DNA encodes these proteins:
- the LOC123181413 gene encoding GDP-mannose transporter GONST3, with protein MSDSSEPSKEGSSANGSSALQKTGAWSSILSTLVQQASVYGLAAGYCLSASLLSIINKWAIMKFPYPGALTALQYLTSVVGVLLCGQAKLIEHDGLNFATMWKFLPAAVMFYISIFTNSELLLHANVDTFIVFRSAVPIFVAIGETLYLHQPWPSFKTWLSLSTILGGSVIYVFTDNQFTMTAYSWAVAYLASMSIDFVYIKHVVMTIGLNTWGLVLYNNLEALMLFPIELLVMGEFSQMKVDSSKMTNWRTFDVILPVALSCLFGLAISFFGFSCRRAISATGFTVLGIVNKLLTVVINLLIWDKHSSLVGTIGLLICMSGGVLYQQSTTKPNAPNVEPKEENDEEEQKLLEMQHGRDISSTEEHSS; from the coding sequence ATGTCTGATTCCTCAGAGCCCTCGAAAGAAGGTTCTTCAGCCAATGGTTCCAGTGCTCTCCAAAAAACTGGAGCCTGGAGTAGCATATTGAGCACTCTTGTCCAGCAAGCTTCAGTGTATGGCTTGGCTGCTGGTTATTGCCTGTCAGCATCTTTGCTCTCCATTATCAACAAATGGGCAATCATGAAATTTCCGTACCCTGGGGCACTGACAGCTCTACAGTACTTGACCAGTGTTGTTGGAGTTCTCCTATGTGGACAAGCAAAGCTTATTGAGCATGATGGCCTTAATTTCGCAACCATGTGGAAGTTCTTACCTGCTGCTGTGATGTTCTACATCTCCATCTTCACAAACAGCGAACTCTTGCTGCATGCCAATGTGGACACTTTCATTGTGTTTCGCTCTGCTGTGCCAATATTTGTGGCCATCGGAGAGACGTTGTACCTTCACCAACCATGGCCGTCATTCAAGACATGGCTTTCACTATCCACCATACTTGGTGGAAGTGTGATCTACGTTTTCACAGACAACCAGTTCACTATGACTGCTTATAGCTGGGCAGTGGCCTACCTAGCGAGTATGTCCATTGATTTCGTATACATCAAGCACGTTGTCATGACCATTGGCCTGAATACATGGGGCCTTGTGCTTTACAACAATCTTGAGGCCTTGATGCTGTTCCCCATTGAGCTCCTTGTAATGGGAGAGTTCAGTCAGATGAAGGTCGACAGCTCTAAGATGACAAACTGGCGGACATTCGACGTGATTCTTCCGGTTGCTTTGTCGTGCCTTTTTGGGTTAGCAATATCCTTCTTTGGGTTCTCCTGCAGACGGGCTATCTCAGCTACTGGATTTACGGTCCTTGGTATAGTAAACAAGCTCCTCACTGTCGTGATTAATCTGCTTATCTGGGACAAGCATTCATCCCTTGTGGGAACAATTGGGCTGTTGATCTGCATGTCTGGTGGTGTTCTGTACCAGCAATCCACCACAAAGCCCAATGCACCAAATGTTGAGCCGAAGGAAGAGAATGATGAGGAGGAACAGAAGTTGCTTGAGATGCAGCATGGGCGTGACATCAGTTCAACTGAAGAGCATTCCTCATAA
- the LOC123181412 gene encoding protein SAR DEFICIENT 4 yields MAAPPSHPFVYIDAEALHAVLPFPSLISHLRAGLPAFSGDIHCPHRVSFPVPTSPSAALLLMPSWCAHPSLPYLALKAVTSFPANSPHRPSIHATVSLFSSASGVPLASVDGSALTLLRTAVVSALAASLLVSPSRPPSTLALAGAGALAPYLAEAHLSALPSLSRILVWNRTKAKSAALVAKLRDAHPGVTVEEVDGMDEAVSAADIVSCATGSQEPIVRGELLRPGAHLDLVGSFTPAMRECDDEALRRGRVFIDFEAALEEAGELVGALQRGVLRREDVAGTLAELAAGTVAGRRSDDEITVFKSVGTAVVDLLAAQLAYENYTATKNA; encoded by the coding sequence ATGGCAGCGCCGCCGTCCCACCCGTTCGTCTACATCGACGCCGAGGCGCTCCACGCCGTCCTCCCCTTCCCGTCCCTGATCTCCCACCTCCGCGCGGGCCTCCCCGCCTTCTCCGGTGACATCCACTGCCCCCACCGCGTCTCCTTCCCGGTCCCGACCTCGCCCTCCGCGGCGTTGCTCCTCATGCCCTCATGGTGCGCCCACCCCTCGCTCCCCTACCTCGCCCTCAAGGCCGTCACCTCCTTCCCCGCCAACTCCCCGCACCGCCCCTCCATCCACGCCACCGTCTCCCTCTTCAGCTCCGCCTCCGGCGTGCCCCTCGCGTCCGTCGACGGCTCCGCGCTCACCCTCCTCCGCACCGCCGTGGTCTccgccctcgccgcctccctccTTGTCTCCCCCTCCCGGCCCCCCTCCACCCTCGCGCTCGCGGGCGCCGGGGCCCTCGCGCCCTACCTCGCCGAAGCGCACCTGTCCGCCCTTCCCTCGCTCTCCCGCATCTTGGTATGGAACCGCACCAAGGCCAAATCTGCCGCGCTCGTCGCCAAGCTCCGGGACGCGCACCCGGGAGTGACCGTCGAGGAGGTCGACGGCATGGACGAGGCGGTGTCCGCGGCGGACATCGTGAGCTGCGCGACGGGGTCGCAGGAGCCGATCGTGCGGGGGGAGCTGCTGAGGCCCGGGGCGCACCTTGACCTGGTGGGGTCGTTCACGCCGGCGATGCGGGAGTGCGACGACGAGGCGCTCCGTCGGGGCAGGGTGTTCATTGACTTcgaggcggcgctggaggaggCCGGGGAGCTTGTGGGCGCGCTGCAGCGCGGCGTGCTGCGGAGGGAGGATGTGGCCGGGACGCTCGCGGAGCTGGCCGCCGGGACCGTGGCCGGGCGGCGCAGCGACGATGAGATCACCGTGTTTAAGTCCGTTGGCACGGCCGTGGTCGATCTCTTGGCGGCACAATTGGCCTACGAGAACTACACTGCAACCAAGAACGCGTGA